From the genome of Fimbriimonadaceae bacterium, one region includes:
- a CDS encoding M20/M25/M40 family metallo-hydrolase — protein sequence MPAVSSLVALLLIAQQPALAPVAKPYDKITPKSVMAHIRFLSHDLLEGRGTPSRGLDIAAEYIAAQFQIAGLELVGDDGYFQTTEFTNRRTQTTAKVRNVIGVIRGTDPALKDTYVIVTAHYDHLGKREGEGDTIFNGANDDGSGVAGVIECARALSEMKPKRSIVFMCFWGEEAGLQGSRYYCQKPVFPLAKTIANVNLEQIGRTDDDEGPRVSEFNITGFDYTNLAEYMTKEAKAFGVKVTKHERFSDPYFNASDNAAFANAGVPANTISTAYSFPDYHKVGDEWPKIDAENTVKIVRSACAGVWAIANSTEPVKWNEANPRTKRYVDAWKKLMGGEGQ from the coding sequence ATGCCTGCAGTTTCGAGTCTTGTAGCCCTCCTGCTGATTGCGCAGCAGCCTGCTCTTGCGCCGGTTGCCAAACCGTATGACAAGATCACTCCCAAGTCGGTGATGGCCCACATCCGGTTTTTGTCCCACGATCTTCTGGAAGGCCGGGGGACGCCCTCGCGCGGGCTGGATATCGCAGCCGAGTACATTGCGGCTCAGTTCCAGATCGCGGGCCTGGAGCTGGTAGGAGACGACGGCTACTTCCAGACCACCGAATTCACAAACCGCCGAACCCAAACGACCGCTAAGGTACGCAACGTCATCGGCGTTATTCGCGGTACCGACCCCGCGCTGAAGGACACCTATGTCATCGTGACCGCCCACTACGACCATCTGGGCAAGCGCGAAGGAGAGGGAGACACCATCTTCAACGGTGCAAACGACGATGGCAGCGGCGTGGCGGGAGTGATCGAGTGCGCCCGCGCGCTTTCCGAGATGAAGCCGAAGCGGAGCATCGTCTTCATGTGCTTCTGGGGCGAAGAAGCGGGCCTGCAAGGCTCGCGCTACTATTGCCAGAAGCCGGTCTTCCCACTCGCCAAGACCATCGCCAACGTGAACCTGGAGCAGATTGGGCGTACCGACGACGACGAGGGGCCCCGCGTCAGCGAGTTCAACATCACCGGCTTCGACTATACGAACCTCGCCGAGTATATGACCAAGGAGGCCAAGGCGTTTGGCGTGAAGGTCACCAAGCACGAACGGTTTAGCGATCCCTACTTCAACGCCAGCGACAACGCCGCTTTTGCGAATGCGGGCGTTCCGGCAAACACGATCAGCACCGCCTACTCCTTCCCCGACTATCACAAGGTCGGCGACGAGTGGCCCAAGATCGACGCGGAGAATACGGTGAAGATTGTGCGGTCGGCATGTGCGGGCGTGTGGGCGATCGCCAATTCGACCGAGCCGGTGAAGTGGAACGAGGCCAACCCCCGTACCAAGCGGTACGTCGATGCTTGGAAGAAGCTGATGGGGGGAGAGGGGCAGTGA